In a single window of the Streptomyces sp. NBC_00353 genome:
- a CDS encoding SigE family RNA polymerase sigma factor: MTTPVCTGASRGATAATGYAPHTSSASHTQHAPRASSASHTQHAPRASSASYPQHASATTQASHTALTPHGACAPHVPYPSFSSFVRARGPVLLRTARSLTANPSDAEDLLQTALTKTYVAWERIEDHRALDGYVRRALLNTRTSQWRKRKVDEFACDELPEQEASPAPDPAEQQSLHDAMWRAVLKLPDRQRAMVVLRYYEDLSEAQTAEVLGVSVGTVKSAVSRALGKLREDPELIPVR, encoded by the coding sequence ATGACCACGCCAGTCTGCACGGGCGCCTCCAGGGGAGCCACTGCCGCCACCGGATACGCGCCGCACACCTCGTCGGCGTCGCACACGCAGCACGCGCCACGCGCCTCGTCGGCGTCGCACACGCAGCACGCGCCACGCGCCTCGTCGGCGTCATACCCGCAGCACGCATCGGCCACCACGCAGGCCTCGCACACCGCGCTCACTCCGCACGGGGCGTGTGCTCCGCACGTTCCGTACCCGTCGTTCTCGTCGTTCGTGCGGGCGCGGGGGCCCGTGCTGCTGCGTACCGCGCGCTCGCTCACCGCGAATCCGAGTGATGCCGAGGACCTGCTGCAGACCGCGCTCACCAAGACGTACGTGGCGTGGGAGCGGATCGAGGATCACCGGGCGCTCGACGGTTACGTTCGCCGGGCGCTGCTGAACACCCGGACCTCGCAGTGGCGCAAGCGCAAGGTCGACGAGTTCGCCTGCGACGAGCTGCCCGAGCAGGAGGCCTCTCCGGCGCCCGATCCCGCGGAGCAGCAGTCCTTGCACGATGCGATGTGGCGGGCCGTGCTGAAGCTTCCCGACCGGCAGCGGGCGATGGTCGTCCTGCGTTACTACGAGGACCTCAGTGAGGCGCAGACGGCCGAGGTGCTCGGGGTGTCCGTCGGCACCGTCAAGAGCGCGGTCTCACGAGCGCTCGGCAAGCTCCGCGAGGACCCGGAGCTGATCCCTGTGCGCTGA
- a CDS encoding acyl-CoA dehydrogenase family protein translates to MDFTPTEEQTAAQGLAAQIFGDLATHERLSAAGTGTDSELWKELCAAGLTAAVEEIGLLGLVLLLEEQGRTTAQVPFAVTCAYGLLAIAEHGTDEQRERLLPPLRDGTAVATGAFPARDGLRADGEGRLSGSVPYVPWLRDATLVLVADADRVLWIVRTADPGVAVTPVETTAPWSAARLALDRAPGERLGGPAGRTGASTGADSVTGKAVYGAVLAASRTAFAGLQAGVCAGSLTRAVAHTTTREQFGRPLSTNQGVLLRAADAHMDTEAIRVTAYEAAWRHDKGLPFAAQALTAAWWASEAGKRVVHAGQHLHGGTGADLDHPVHRHFLWGRQLDAYLGCGSEVLEELGQLLVKEESQ, encoded by the coding sequence ATGGACTTCACGCCCACGGAGGAGCAGACCGCGGCACAGGGTCTCGCCGCGCAGATCTTCGGAGATCTGGCCACGCACGAGCGGCTGTCCGCCGCCGGGACGGGGACGGACAGCGAGCTATGGAAGGAGCTGTGCGCGGCCGGGCTGACCGCCGCCGTCGAGGAGATCGGGCTGCTGGGCCTGGTGCTGCTGCTGGAGGAGCAGGGGAGAACGACTGCGCAGGTGCCGTTCGCGGTGACATGTGCGTACGGGCTGCTTGCCATTGCCGAGCACGGTACGGACGAACAGCGGGAGCGACTGCTTCCGCCGCTGCGGGACGGCACTGCTGTCGCCACCGGCGCGTTCCCGGCACGCGATGGTCTACGGGCCGACGGGGAAGGGCGGTTGAGCGGCAGCGTGCCCTATGTGCCGTGGCTGAGGGACGCCACTCTGGTGCTCGTGGCGGACGCGGACCGGGTGCTGTGGATCGTACGGACCGCCGACCCGGGTGTGGCGGTGACGCCGGTGGAGACCACGGCTCCATGGTCGGCGGCCCGGCTCGCCCTGGACCGGGCGCCCGGCGAGCGGCTCGGTGGACCAGCAGGACGCACGGGGGCGAGCACGGGGGCGGACAGCGTAACCGGGAAGGCGGTGTATGGAGCTGTGCTGGCCGCGAGCCGTACGGCGTTTGCGGGGTTGCAGGCGGGGGTGTGCGCCGGGTCGCTGACCCGGGCGGTCGCCCACACCACCACCAGGGAGCAGTTCGGGCGCCCACTCTCCACCAACCAGGGGGTGCTGCTGCGGGCCGCTGATGCCCATATGGACACCGAGGCGATACGGGTCACCGCGTACGAGGCGGCGTGGCGCCACGACAAGGGGCTGCCGTTCGCGGCCCAGGCACTGACCGCGGCCTGGTGGGCGTCGGAGGCGGGCAAGAGGGTCGTGCATGCCGGACAGCATCTGCACGGTGGGACGGGAGCCGACCTCGACCACCCCGTGCACCGGCACTTCCTCTGGGGCCGCCAGCTCGACGCCTATCTGGGATGCGGCAGCGAAGTGCTGGAGGAATTGGGTCAGTTGCTGGTGAAGGAGGAATCGCAATGA
- a CDS encoding MaoC family dehydratase produces the protein MKVGEELAPLEVAVTRTLIVAGAIASRDYQDVHHDAELAQQKGSPDIFMNILTTNGLVGRYVTDHFGPSAVLRKVAIRLGAPNYPGDTMVLSGTVTAVGDDGTAEVTVVGANGLGRHVTGKVTVSVPEGSA, from the coding sequence ATGAAGGTCGGCGAGGAGCTGGCACCGCTGGAGGTCGCGGTGACCCGCACCCTGATCGTCGCGGGCGCCATCGCCTCCCGCGACTACCAGGACGTGCACCATGATGCCGAGCTCGCACAGCAGAAGGGCTCCCCGGACATTTTCATGAACATCCTGACGACCAACGGCCTGGTCGGGCGGTACGTCACCGACCACTTCGGGCCCTCGGCGGTGCTCCGCAAGGTCGCCATCAGGCTGGGCGCACCCAACTATCCGGGGGACACCATGGTGTTGAGCGGCACCGTCACGGCCGTCGGCGACGACGGGACGGCCGAGGTGACGGTCGTCGGAGCCAATGGTCTCGGCAGGCACGTCACCGGCAAGGTGACGGTCAGCGTCCCGGAGGGATCCGCATGA
- a CDS encoding lipid-transfer protein, which translates to MSVRRADSLGGRAAIVGIGATEFSKDSGRSELKLAVEAVRAALDDAGLTPADVDGLVTFTMDTSPEITVAQAAGIGELSFFSRIHYGGGAACATVQQAALAVASGVADVVVCYRAFNERSGRRFGSGVQHREPTAEGTALGWNLPFGLLTPASWVAMAAQRYLHTYNLTPEAFGHVAVTDRRHAARNPAAYFYEKPITLADHAASRWIVEPLRLLDCCQETDGGQAIVVTSAERARDLPRPPAVIVAAAQGAGRAQEQMTSFYRDGLTGLPETDVVAGQLWRTSGLAPADIDVGILYDHFTPFVLMQLEEFGFCGPGEAADFVADDALPLNTHGGQLGEAYLHGMNGIAEAVRQIRGTSVNQIPGAARTLVTAGTGVPTSGLILGTDGA; encoded by the coding sequence ATGAGCGTGCGCAGGGCAGATTCGCTCGGCGGACGGGCCGCGATCGTAGGGATCGGGGCGACCGAGTTCTCCAAGGACTCCGGGCGCAGCGAACTGAAGCTGGCCGTCGAGGCGGTGCGGGCCGCCCTCGACGACGCCGGGCTGACCCCCGCCGATGTCGACGGCCTGGTCACCTTCACGATGGACACCAGCCCCGAGATCACTGTCGCCCAGGCGGCCGGCATCGGGGAGCTGTCGTTCTTCTCCCGCATCCACTACGGGGGCGGGGCGGCCTGCGCCACCGTGCAGCAGGCGGCGCTCGCCGTGGCGAGCGGGGTGGCCGATGTCGTGGTCTGTTACCGCGCATTCAACGAGCGGTCGGGGCGCCGTTTCGGTTCCGGGGTGCAGCACCGGGAACCGACGGCTGAGGGGACTGCGCTCGGCTGGAATCTCCCCTTCGGACTCCTCACCCCGGCCTCCTGGGTCGCCATGGCCGCCCAGCGCTACCTGCACACGTACAACCTGACCCCGGAAGCCTTCGGCCATGTCGCGGTCACCGACCGGCGCCACGCCGCGCGCAACCCGGCGGCGTACTTCTACGAGAAGCCGATCACGCTTGCCGATCACGCCGCATCGCGCTGGATCGTCGAACCGCTACGGCTGCTCGACTGCTGTCAGGAGACCGACGGCGGACAGGCGATCGTCGTCACCAGTGCGGAGCGGGCCCGCGACCTTCCCCGTCCGCCCGCAGTGATCGTCGCTGCCGCTCAGGGTGCCGGGCGGGCGCAGGAACAGATGACCAGCTTCTACCGTGACGGGCTGACCGGACTGCCGGAGACGGATGTCGTCGCCGGACAGCTCTGGCGTACCTCCGGACTCGCTCCCGCCGACATCGACGTGGGCATCCTCTACGACCACTTCACCCCGTTCGTTCTGATGCAGCTGGAGGAGTTCGGATTCTGCGGACCGGGTGAGGCCGCTGACTTCGTGGCGGACGACGCGCTGCCACTGAACACACACGGAGGCCAGTTGGGAGAGGCCTATCTGCACGGGATGAATGGCATTGCGGAGGCGGTCCGGCAGATCCGGGGCACGTCGGTGAATCAGATACCCGGAGCGGCGAGAACGCTGGTGACGGCAGGCACGGGGGTCCCCACCTCGGGACTGATACTGGGCACGGACGGCGCGTGA
- a CDS encoding SSI family serine proteinase inhibitor, with protein sequence MLRRLVLTAVASLAVLSAAAPAANAGTGPLPLLPVPLPLPSALQGDDGTERTQLRVTVSDSGDREADGVYELRCLPAGGTHPVAQQACDRLAELAQPTDGNAGADPFRPVPADAMCTQQFGGSATARVTGSWRGQHVDASFDRTNGCEIARWNTLRPVLPNVR encoded by the coding sequence ATGCTGCGCCGCCTCGTCCTCACCGCTGTCGCATCGCTCGCCGTACTGTCGGCTGCCGCACCGGCCGCGAACGCCGGAACCGGCCCCCTGCCGCTGCTGCCCGTTCCGCTGCCGCTGCCGTCGGCGCTCCAGGGCGACGACGGCACCGAGAGGACCCAGCTGAGGGTGACGGTCTCGGACTCCGGCGACCGGGAGGCCGACGGCGTGTACGAACTGCGGTGCCTCCCGGCGGGCGGCACCCATCCGGTGGCGCAGCAGGCCTGTGACCGGCTGGCGGAGCTCGCGCAGCCCACGGACGGGAATGCCGGCGCGGACCCCTTCCGTCCGGTGCCCGCGGACGCCATGTGCACCCAGCAGTTCGGCGGCTCGGCCACCGCCCGGGTCACCGGGAGCTGGCGGGGGCAGCACGTCGACGCGTCCTTCGACCGGACCAACGGCTGCGAGATCGCCCGCTGGAACACGCTGCGGCCGGTGCTCCCCAACGTCCGCTGA
- a CDS encoding long-chain fatty acid--CoA ligase, giving the protein MLSTMQDVPLTVTRILTHGMTIHGKSQVTTWTGEPEPQRRSFAEVGRRATQLAHALRDELGVVGDQRVATLMWNNAEHIEAYLAIPSMGAVLHTLNLRLPAEQLIWVVKHADDKVVLVNGSLLPLLAPLLAHLTSIEHVVVVGPGDRSVLDGAVPQVHDYEELIAGRPTSYDWPELDERQAAAMCYTSGTTGDPKGVVYSHRSIYLHSMQVNMAESMGLSDKDTTLVVVPQFHVNAWGLPHATFMTGVNMLMPDRFLQPAPLADMIEREKPTHAAAVPTIWQGLLAEVTANPRDLTSMARVTIGGAACPPALMEAYDKLGVRLCHAWGMTETSPLGTMANPPAGLTEEQEWPYRITQGRFPAGVEARLVGPGGDHLPWDGESAGELEVRGPWIAGAYYGGADGEALRPEDKFSDDGWLKTGDVGVISEDGFLTLTDRAKDVIKSGGEWISSVELENALMAHPDVAEAAVVAVPDEKWGERPLATVVLKDGATADYVTLKGFLVEYGIAKWQLPERWTLIPSVPKTSVGKFDKKVIRKQYADGELEITQL; this is encoded by the coding sequence GTGCTGAGCACCATGCAGGACGTACCGCTGACTGTCACCCGCATCCTGACGCATGGGATGACGATCCATGGGAAGTCTCAGGTCACGACCTGGACCGGCGAGCCCGAGCCGCAGCGGCGAAGCTTCGCCGAAGTGGGCCGCCGTGCCACACAGCTCGCCCACGCGCTGCGCGACGAGCTCGGCGTCGTCGGCGACCAGCGGGTGGCGACCCTCATGTGGAACAACGCGGAGCACATCGAGGCGTATCTCGCGATCCCCTCCATGGGCGCGGTGCTCCACACGCTCAACCTGCGGCTTCCCGCCGAGCAGTTGATCTGGGTGGTCAAGCACGCGGACGACAAGGTCGTCCTCGTCAACGGCTCGCTGCTGCCGCTTCTTGCACCGCTCCTCGCCCACCTGACGTCGATCGAGCATGTGGTGGTCGTGGGGCCAGGCGACCGTTCGGTGCTCGACGGCGCCGTGCCGCAGGTGCACGACTACGAGGAGCTGATCGCCGGCCGCCCGACCAGCTACGACTGGCCCGAGCTGGACGAACGCCAGGCCGCCGCCATGTGTTACACCTCCGGCACCACCGGCGACCCCAAGGGCGTCGTCTACTCCCATCGCTCCATCTACCTGCACTCCATGCAGGTCAACATGGCCGAGTCGATGGGGCTGTCGGACAAGGACACCACGCTGGTGGTCGTCCCCCAGTTCCACGTCAACGCCTGGGGTCTGCCGCATGCGACGTTCATGACCGGCGTCAACATGCTCATGCCGGACCGCTTCCTGCAGCCCGCCCCGCTCGCCGACATGATCGAGCGTGAGAAGCCGACCCACGCCGCCGCCGTCCCCACCATCTGGCAGGGGCTGCTCGCCGAGGTCACCGCCAACCCGCGCGATCTGACCTCCATGGCCCGCGTCACCATCGGCGGCGCCGCTTGTCCGCCCGCCCTGATGGAGGCGTACGACAAGCTGGGTGTCCGCCTCTGCCACGCCTGGGGCATGACGGAGACGTCGCCGCTCGGCACCATGGCCAACCCGCCCGCCGGTCTGACGGAGGAGCAGGAGTGGCCGTACCGGATCACCCAGGGCCGTTTCCCGGCCGGCGTCGAGGCGCGGCTGGTCGGCCCCGGCGGCGACCACCTGCCCTGGGACGGCGAGTCGGCCGGTGAGCTGGAGGTGCGCGGTCCCTGGATCGCAGGTGCGTACTACGGGGGTGCGGACGGCGAGGCGCTGCGCCCCGAGGACAAGTTCAGCGACGACGGCTGGCTGAAGACCGGTGACGTCGGCGTCATCAGCGAGGACGGCTTCCTCACCCTCACCGACCGCGCCAAGGACGTCATCAAGTCCGGTGGGGAGTGGATTTCGAGCGTCGAGCTGGAAAATGCCCTGATGGCGCACCCGGATGTGGCCGAGGCCGCCGTCGTCGCCGTCCCGGACGAGAAGTGGGGGGAGCGTCCGCTCGCGACCGTGGTCCTCAAGGACGGCGCCACCGCCGACTACGTGACCTTGAAGGGGTTCCTCGTGGAGTACGGCATAGCGAAGTGGCAGCTGCCGGAGCGCTGGACGCTCATTCCGTCGGTGCCGAAGACCAGCGTCGGCAAGTTCGACAAGAAGGTGATCCGCAAGCAGTACGCGGACGGCGAGCTGGAGATCACCCAGCTCTGA
- a CDS encoding nuclear transport factor 2 family protein encodes MAEHPHAALVRKGYEAFNRGDMETLAEILAGDATHHVPGNSALSGDYKGRDEMLAYYRRLAEESDGTMTATLLNVLVDGRGHAVSVHRVMAKRKGRTLDAMGGIVFRIIGDKATDLDECMEDIEVSDAFWS; translated from the coding sequence ATGGCTGAACATCCGCATGCCGCGCTGGTCCGCAAGGGCTATGAAGCGTTCAACCGCGGTGACATGGAGACGCTGGCCGAGATTCTGGCGGGCGACGCGACCCACCATGTCCCGGGCAACAGTGCACTCTCCGGTGACTACAAGGGCCGGGACGAGATGCTCGCGTACTACCGGCGGCTGGCCGAGGAATCGGACGGCACGATGACGGCCACGCTGCTGAATGTGCTGGTCGACGGCCGGGGGCACGCAGTGTCTGTGCATCGGGTCATGGCGAAGCGCAAGGGGCGGACGCTCGATGCCATGGGCGGGATCGTCTTCCGGATCATCGGCGACAAGGCCACCGACCTTGACGAGTGCATGGAAGACATTGAGGTCAGCGACGCATTCTGGTCCTGA
- a CDS encoding hybrid sensor histidine kinase/response regulator, producing MSSRPSRGAARLAAILDALPDGLLLVNCNGTVVNANTIALEMFETPGTALVGRGLLDLLPEFDSKLIPGSMRRPEAADERGRTKPTRMTARRTDGTEYPVEVTSASLEDGQAAYNDFQAGYAGSYTGDELLMLVVRDLSGTVDTEAELARSQRQTEMILRAAAEGVVGTDTDGRVVLVNPAAAQILGFRASDLGGQELHPLILHSRAEGEPFPYEESPLADTLKSGRKHRVRGQVLWSKSGAQVPVDLTTAPVRDGDQLVGAVMTFTDRRPYEELTKQHTTQLTELTESHTTEVTELTEQHTTEVAELTERHTTELADRTERYAAELEEQAERITDLTARHHQLTAVLGESLRGPLEELRGELFKLAADPAGQLWPEANQILHHLAAGYARMTTLVDNVLGFQRLDSGAEQLVKATVLLDGVVTAGIDAAVELIGPGRAQFAVHAPPIEAEVDAGRLVTALAHLVADVAGVDSTGKARVVPGGGYVDSTVVVAAAQRGEVVRIEVRGPFAGGDPVHEPIVRGIVRAHGGVLQTHEMPGMSGSAYVLEVPLGAGSGTVMPPEPPVVQAPAEATAGGAAGAGAVQEQPGTPPGGRRRARRASTDAFLESPVGAAEAGPGADTAAVEPTGRRRARRETVTQEESAQQVQQGPQSPQGLVPAQQHGEGSGRRRGRPSPAEATAAPAQSPLPAQSTQSPQPGQGPGQALALPGAAAPSEGSVVTAAEGAQGGGGRPQRGQTVPPQGVPVEMPMPVPAGGHRTRQGNENQLALPAVAPAAGQGQSEGNTQQGEAQPQPTGRRARRALGTAQDRSVPAESTGPRTAFALPPAEADRIPPTAGEADASLPGRHDAVRAPQDDVHTPPQAHPGPTGRRRARQADAPQQPEPLQQPMQPGLPAQPGGWAENGTSGQGPASLTPPGDDLDRTGGGHTTHTTGNTSPAGVTESRPRDTEPVPAPAPEPVPDARRQPLPAEAPMPASPSADSTQGRAFSVRTLGQGVPFVQHLAHQQNQTLGGAGRRRKLAAPPEAERTAQPAVPQPAATQPGAAPAAAAQPAAAPTTSTSGQLLSAPAAEGRAYAIGAPDEGAEGPEPLDGPGGAVEVANRPSPQPVDDELPPEPLDNPRRLLVWPAPDVSTQQALSDRGYRPVIVHSREEVDAQIAAFPAALFVDPLTGPITRTALQSLRQAAVAAEVPVLVTAGLGQASREAAYGADPAVLLKALAPRDSEQHPPRVLLIEEHEEIAVALTATLERRGMQVARAATDDEAVSLATRMRPNLVVMDLMQVRRRRAGIVDWLRANGQLNRTPLVVYTSADMNRAELPKLSSGETVLFLAERSTSEEVQSRIVDLLAKIGTN from the coding sequence GTGAGCAGCAGGCCATCCCGAGGCGCTGCTCGCCTCGCAGCCATACTCGATGCCCTTCCGGACGGGCTGTTGCTCGTCAATTGCAACGGCACGGTCGTCAACGCCAACACCATCGCCCTCGAAATGTTCGAGACTCCGGGCACCGCGCTCGTCGGTCGTGGACTGCTCGATCTGCTGCCGGAGTTCGACTCCAAGCTGATTCCGGGGTCGATGCGCAGGCCCGAGGCCGCGGACGAGCGGGGCCGTACGAAGCCGACGCGGATGACCGCGCGGCGGACCGACGGCACCGAGTACCCGGTCGAGGTCACCAGCGCCAGCCTGGAGGACGGGCAGGCCGCGTACAACGACTTCCAGGCGGGCTACGCCGGCAGCTACACGGGTGACGAGCTGCTGATGCTCGTCGTACGGGATCTGTCGGGCACCGTCGACACCGAGGCCGAGCTGGCCCGCTCGCAGCGGCAGACCGAGATGATCCTGCGGGCCGCGGCCGAGGGTGTCGTCGGCACGGACACGGACGGCCGGGTCGTTCTGGTCAACCCCGCCGCCGCGCAGATCCTCGGATTCCGCGCCAGCGACCTGGGCGGCCAGGAGCTGCACCCGCTCATCCTGCACTCGCGTGCGGAGGGCGAGCCGTTCCCGTACGAGGAGTCGCCGCTCGCCGACACGCTCAAGTCCGGGCGCAAGCACCGGGTGCGTGGGCAGGTCCTGTGGTCCAAGAGCGGCGCCCAGGTGCCGGTCGACCTGACGACCGCGCCCGTCCGCGACGGGGACCAGCTGGTCGGCGCGGTGATGACGTTCACCGACCGCAGGCCGTACGAGGAACTCACCAAGCAGCACACGACGCAGCTCACCGAGCTGACCGAGAGCCACACCACCGAGGTCACCGAGCTCACCGAACAGCACACCACCGAAGTCGCCGAGCTCACCGAACGGCACACCACCGAGCTGGCCGACCGGACCGAGCGGTACGCGGCAGAGCTGGAGGAGCAGGCCGAGCGGATCACGGACCTGACCGCCCGGCACCACCAGCTGACCGCCGTGCTCGGCGAGTCGCTGCGCGGCCCGCTGGAGGAGCTGCGCGGCGAGCTCTTCAAGCTCGCCGCCGACCCGGCGGGTCAGCTGTGGCCCGAGGCCAACCAGATCCTGCACCACCTGGCTGCCGGCTATGCCCGCATGACGACGCTCGTCGACAACGTGCTGGGCTTCCAGCGGCTGGACAGCGGTGCGGAGCAGCTGGTCAAGGCGACTGTGCTGCTCGACGGTGTCGTGACGGCCGGGATCGACGCCGCCGTGGAGCTGATCGGCCCCGGCCGGGCCCAGTTCGCGGTGCACGCGCCGCCGATCGAGGCCGAGGTCGACGCGGGTCGGCTGGTGACCGCGCTCGCGCATCTGGTCGCGGATGTCGCCGGGGTCGACTCGACCGGCAAGGCACGTGTGGTGCCGGGCGGCGGCTACGTCGACTCGACGGTGGTCGTGGCGGCGGCGCAGCGCGGTGAGGTCGTACGGATCGAGGTGCGCGGACCGTTCGCCGGGGGAGACCCGGTGCACGAGCCGATCGTGCGCGGAATCGTGCGGGCGCACGGCGGTGTGCTCCAGACGCACGAGATGCCGGGGATGAGCGGCAGCGCGTATGTACTCGAGGTGCCGCTGGGCGCGGGGTCGGGCACCGTGATGCCGCCGGAGCCGCCCGTCGTGCAGGCACCGGCGGAGGCGACGGCCGGTGGCGCTGCCGGGGCCGGTGCCGTGCAGGAGCAGCCGGGCACACCGCCCGGCGGGCGGCGCAGGGCCCGCAGGGCGTCGACGGATGCCTTCCTGGAGAGCCCGGTGGGTGCGGCGGAAGCCGGACCGGGGGCGGACACAGCAGCGGTGGAGCCGACCGGACGGCGGCGGGCGCGGCGCGAAACGGTGACACAGGAGGAGTCGGCTCAGCAGGTCCAGCAGGGTCCGCAGTCGCCTCAGGGGCTCGTCCCCGCCCAGCAGCACGGCGAGGGATCCGGCCGCAGGCGGGGGAGGCCCAGCCCGGCCGAGGCGACCGCTGCGCCCGCGCAGTCCCCGCTGCCCGCACAGTCCACCCAGTCTCCGCAGCCGGGGCAGGGGCCCGGGCAGGCGTTGGCTCTGCCCGGAGCCGCGGCGCCGTCCGAGGGCTCCGTGGTGACGGCGGCCGAGGGCGCACAGGGCGGTGGCGGCCGTCCGCAGCGCGGGCAGACCGTGCCGCCGCAGGGTGTTCCGGTCGAGATGCCGATGCCGGTGCCTGCGGGCGGACACCGCACTCGTCAGGGCAACGAGAATCAGCTGGCCCTCCCGGCAGTCGCTCCTGCCGCCGGCCAGGGGCAGAGCGAGGGCAACACGCAGCAGGGCGAGGCCCAGCCGCAGCCGACCGGGCGGCGGGCCCGGCGGGCGCTCGGGACCGCGCAGGACCGGTCCGTTCCGGCCGAGTCGACAGGGCCGCGGACCGCGTTCGCGCTCCCGCCCGCCGAGGCCGACCGGATCCCGCCCACGGCCGGTGAGGCGGACGCCTCGCTGCCCGGACGCCATGACGCCGTACGGGCCCCGCAGGACGACGTCCACACGCCGCCGCAGGCACACCCCGGGCCGACCGGCCGCCGCCGGGCCCGTCAGGCCGACGCACCGCAGCAGCCGGAGCCCCTGCAGCAGCCGATGCAGCCCGGACTGCCCGCGCAGCCCGGGGGCTGGGCGGAGAACGGCACCTCGGGACAGGGGCCGGCTTCCCTGACACCCCCCGGCGACGACCTGGACCGGACCGGAGGGGGGCACACCACCCACACCACCGGCAACACCAGCCCCGCCGGTGTGACGGAGAGCCGCCCGCGAGACACCGAACCCGTACCTGCACCTGCACCCGAGCCCGTGCCGGACGCGCGGCGCCAGCCGCTGCCGGCCGAGGCCCCCATGCCCGCCTCCCCGTCGGCCGACTCGACGCAGGGGCGCGCGTTCAGCGTGCGGACGCTCGGGCAGGGCGTGCCGTTCGTCCAGCACCTCGCCCATCAGCAGAACCAGACGCTCGGCGGCGCCGGGCGACGCCGGAAGCTCGCCGCCCCGCCCGAGGCCGAGCGCACGGCACAGCCCGCCGTGCCGCAGCCGGCCGCCACGCAGCCCGGCGCCGCACCGGCCGCTGCTGCGCAGCCCGCCGCAGCTCCCACCACCAGCACCTCCGGGCAGCTGCTGTCCGCCCCTGCGGCCGAGGGGCGCGCATACGCCATCGGGGCACCCGACGAGGGCGCCGAAGGTCCGGAGCCGCTGGACGGCCCGGGAGGCGCGGTAGAGGTCGCCAACCGTCCGTCGCCGCAGCCGGTCGACGACGAGCTGCCCCCGGAGCCGCTGGACAACCCGCGTCGGCTCCTCGTCTGGCCCGCGCCCGACGTCTCCACCCAGCAGGCGCTGAGCGACCGCGGCTACCGGCCGGTGATCGTGCACTCCCGCGAGGAGGTGGACGCCCAGATCGCGGCATTCCCCGCCGCGCTCTTCGTGGACCCGCTGACCGGCCCCATCACCCGTACGGCCCTGCAGTCGCTGCGCCAGGCGGCGGTGGCCGCGGAGGTTCCGGTGCTGGTGACGGCCGGTCTGGGGCAGGCGTCGCGGGAAGCGGCGTACGGTGCCGACCCCGCCGTACTCCTCAAGGCGCTCGCTCCCCGCGACAGCGAGCAGCACCCGCCGCGCGTGCTGCTGATCGAGGAGCACGAGGAGATCGCGGTGGCACTGACGGCGACGCTGGAACGCCGCGGCATGCAGGTCGCGCGGGCCGCCACCGACGACGAGGCGGTCTCGCTGGCCACCCGGATGCGGCCGAACCTGGTGGTGATGGACCTGATGCAGGTACGCCGCCGCCGGGCCGGGATCGTCGACTGGCTGCGCGCGAACGGCCAGCTCAACCGCACCCCGCTGGTCGTCTACACCTCGGCCGACATGAACCGGGCGGAACTGCCGAAGCTCAGCTCGGGCGAGACCGTGCTGTTCCTGGCGGAACGCTCGACGAGCGAAGAGGTGCAGTCCCGCATCGTCGACCTGCTGGCGAAGATCGGCACGAACTGA